GACTTGAATGGGATATGAATGATAGAATCATCTTAATGTCTTAATTTATCTCCATAAAGAAAGTTTGTCACCAAGtgacttatttttttttgtagttctTTTTGTATGTTAGTTCTGAGCTCGAGTTATTAGGAGAATGCTCTTCCATGTAGATCATCAAGAAGCTTACTAGTTTTGAAAATAGGCCTAGTGATATTAATTGGTTCAAAGCTTGAGTATTGTTGTAATCTATTCCACATCAAAACTTTGTTAAATGGTGTTTATTGTTGAATCGATATTCTCAaggatttttgaattttgaagtaGGCTAGAGAATGTCACAGATAGGACATAAGGATTGATAAATAATCATATGTGAGAGTGTCTTTGAGCGATAAGAAATAAACTCATGTCTTACGGCGGACAAAAAGCTCCCAAAGTCCTTAAGAGTTCTATCTATGTCTATATTACCCTTCTAACGTAGTATTgagaatataataattatatgtatttattatGTACAACTATCttacttaaaattatatttaattatttatcaaataatcatcAATTACTACCTTACACATAAACTATACAGCAGGTAGATGTGGCTATCATGGTGCTTTTCAAGAGTACTCATGGAGAACTTTAATATTTTGTCATTTAGTGTGACAAATGtaatattaaatgaaaaagagattaaaatgtgtagatgaaattataaaatattgtaaagttcaattttaaataaattaaatgttagtAAAATAAATGGGACCAtctgaaataaaaattaatgcaaATCGAGAGAGACGAAAGGAGCATATACGAGACCAACACATGTAGGACTATGGTGTTATTGTTACCCATTACCCAAAGATGAAAAGAATGGAGGAAAGGGAATATGCAGACAATCGTCCTTGATATAAGAACCAAAAGTGTTGGACAAAAATCGAGCAAGGATATACATCATTCTGTTGGCACACATCTATTgccaaaatttgaaaaaaaaaacctaatacaaGTTAATATGAACATTGAATTATACAAAGGACAAACCGGTGGATGCGCTTGCACGCTGGACCTCAGGCAACTCACATGTATAGATTGCGTTTCTATGAGATGGCACGAGAAAATGAGAGAAAAACACTATAcacatatatatctatgtagGTGAAAGGAACAAAACAACCATCTATATACTAATATGGTGAATATACTTTCATCTAGCGTATTGACGATGACAGCATCGGCAGCTGTATCAACTATCATCACTCCAACTATCtgcatcatcttcttcatcgcTTCCAGCCATTGCCTGTTTCAAGATTTTACCACTGTCATTAATCAATTTGTAAAATACAAGTGTGAAATATTGAAATTCATTTGCATTTTGACAGCAAATCAAGATTTAAAGATGCTTGTAATAGTGAATGCGCATGGAAAAACCTGGCGGATAGTGCTTGCTTTCTCCAAAATGGCAGCAACTTTCAAATTTGTTCTTGGACCTTGAATGTTCGGTCTAGCAGCAACTGCTGGCTTCAGATTGAATGACtgacaaaaagaaaaatcataagATGACAGTTTTACCCAATATTTTGGATGAATAACATCATCATGAATTAGGAACTGCAATCTGAGGGCAACCTTATTTCTTATCTGTTCAAATAGCGAGTCTCTCTCTTCTGTCTTTTCCACAACCGGAAGCTGAGCCCTTTCGGAAACCTTTCTCAACTGCACACGTGGTGATTCTGTTTCTTCAGCTTTTGCTTCAACCTCCTGTCTAAACCTTACTCCGACCTTCCTCAAATACGCCTGAGGGGATCCAGTTTCTTCTACTGTTGGCTCAACATCTTTTTTAGACTTTTCCTTTACCTTTCTTAACTGCAACTGTTCTAGTGAAAATTCCCTCTCTTCAGATTTTGGCTCACTAGGTGGTTTAATCCTTACTCCTACCTTTCTCAACTGTAGCTGTTCAAGTAAAAACTCCTTTTCTTCTAATTTTTGTTCGACTGGTGGTTTAACCCTTTGCTCCACTTTTCTTAGCTGCAACTGTTCCAGTAaattttctctttccacttTTGATTCTGCCGATAACTTGGACCTTTCAACCTTTCGCAATTGCATTTGTTCCAAAAGAGACTCACCCTCTTCCGGTTTTGATTCCGACTGTGGTTTCACCCTTTCTACCTTTCTCAActacacaaacatataaaaaataagaacATAGACTAGGCTAATAGTATTAGAAATTTTTAAGCATTGTCAAGAAAGAACTAAATAATTTCAAAGAATGATTAATGAGACAAACCTTGCTTTTGTCAATAGCAACAACTTCGTCAATGAGAGGATTTCTAGGTCTGGGAGGCTTCTTCTGGAGAGTTCCATTTGTAGTGCCATCTGCATCACGAGTTAAAATCCCATCATATGCACTCAACCATGTCATCCCTGCCTCATGAGCCACCAAACTGGAGGATGGCTGTTCCTCTGTGGATGAAAGTAAGGGATGTATACGATACTTTCCTGCTTCCTCTTCCAGCACCTGGGAATCAAGTCCAAGCATATTCTGAGTAATAGATTCAATATTCATTTTCGGCTCTATTTTAGAAGTATTCTTAGAAAAGTGGCCTTCAATTGATGATTCTGATTCAGAGTGAACCAAATTAGGCTGAAAGGGCCCTTCAGAGATCTTCATGCCGTCCAATGACCTTGTTGAGGCTAAAGAGACCATGGACGGCACATTGCCTTCTCGTCCAAGTCCCTTAATGTTATTCTGGCAAGAAACTTCGGATACCACAGCCGGCATTGGTAATGGATATACTCCTTGCTGCGTCACATAACCATCCAAAGTCGTGGATGTTAGAGGAACAGTAGACAGTGAATTCTCTTGTCTTCCAGCCACACTTGAGTTTAGCTGGAAAAAACCATCAGAAACTCCACCAGACATTGGTAAGGTTAAGACTCCATGCTGTGCCATATATCCATTGGAATATCCCATCAGTCCCTCACTTGTGAATGTCTGACCAATACCCTCAATTCCGTATCCACTAGTTGGTAGGGTCACTGGTCTGACAGGAGTATAGGTATAATGCACCGCTGGTAGGGTTGTTGGCAGGGTTGCTGATGGTACTGCAGGATGCAAACTGTTTCCTGTTGGTAAGGGCACAGGTTGGAAAGAAGCAAGTGTATGATGTAACGATGGTAGGCTCATTGGTTGTACTGAAGCAAGGTTATGGTGCATAGTCGGCATGCTCACTGGTTGGACTTGGACCGGAACAAGTGTATGCTGCAGCATTTGCCTCTCCATTGGAGCAGCAGAAGAATTTTGGAACCTGCCCAGTCTCCATTGCATAGGAGGCAAAGGAGGGAGAGCAGACGGTGGTTCTAAGTTGATTCGAGGTTCAGATGGACGCACTTCAAGATCAGGAAAACCTTGGGTAGAGAGAGGTTGATCAGAACTCTCTACCACAGAGGCTTCATTAGCACCATTAAGTATGCCATTAACCTGGAAGACAGCATTGGAGGTCTCCAGCCCTTGCCCACCTGATTGTGGTGAAGCTTTTGACACCGCTGATTGGTCATCATAATGTAAACAAATGGCATCACTTTGTTCTTTTTGTACGTATTGAGGTGTTAAAGGATTGTGGCTAACTGACTTCCGGTGTTCTACTTCAAGCAAATCGTTTAGTTGAGTGGGAATCGACTCTACATGGTCATGTTCATTTTCAGAAGCTAGTGGAACTTTTGCATCTAGTTTTTCACTATTGACATCTTCAGGCAGTAGATCGTCATGTAATATCAATGGAGAATCATCAGAAGACATGCTGCACAAGTTGGCAGCAGATTTAACACAAGTATCTGGAACAAGATCTATGTGACAGAATTCCTCACCGACTAAATCAGGGGCTCCGTGAAGCTTGTCGGGATGTAGAGACAAAGATGACGACATAGTGTCTATACCATTATCATCCTTGACATCAACTTGTCCAGGACCATCAGCAACCATTTCCATATGCTTCACCTTTTCCTCATTATGATCTAAATCAAAATCATTTTTAGCTGCCATTATATAATCGCTATCAATAGTGTGTTTGAAAGGTATACTAAGAGAAGATGCATCGTGAGAAAAGATCTTTTCGAGGCCACTAAGCTGATCAGATAGAGCATGATTGGAACTGGCTTCGCCACGCACAATCTCGGCTTGAGATGCAGGACCATCCACAACCACAAGAATATCTGGCTCAGAAACCTTCGACTGATTTGGATGTATCAAATTAGTATCCTTACAGACATTTTCTCTTTCTAACAAACCAGCAACAAGAGTAGCTTCATCTTCATACCCACCAACAGAGACAGAGCATCCAGTACCTGTAATATTCCTGGAATTCAGCCTACGATCTTCATCTTGTGAAAGTTCCGATAGAGTAGCATCAGTTGTCTCTGAGGTAAAGTTAAGCCGTTGACATTCCGTTTCCAGAAGATCTAAAATTTGTGATGGCTTTCCAACCATGACAGCTCCATTCACAATATTTTCATCAGCCAATCCTGAATTATTATTACTGGTTTCTAGTCTAGAAGACACAACATCTATATCAGCTTCCAAAGAGCCATTTTCAGCAATTTCTCCTGCTTCAGTATCCGATGAGACTTCTCGAGCACAAATGTGTAGCT
The sequence above is drawn from the Amaranthus tricolor cultivar Red isolate AtriRed21 chromosome 5, ASM2621246v1, whole genome shotgun sequence genome and encodes:
- the LOC130814165 gene encoding uncharacterized protein LOC130814165 isoform X2, with translation MPLNRYQIRNEYSLADPELYKVADKDDPEALLEGVAMAGLVGVLRQLGDLAEFAAEIFHDLHEEVMATASRGHGLIVRVQQLEAEFPSIERTLLSQTSHTSFLYNSGIDWHPNPRMDQSVVTHKDLPRFVMDSYEECRGPPRLFLLDKFDVAGAGACLKRFTDPSFFKTESTLLSGRKLEGQREKKTRRVKKRGLRGRNGDTPESFPSSHAKLHQLFLEERIESGINDPARRVKLKKRQFTGSLFNQDNVRSYMEKFLDTSPQEQKVLHEIYVDPLALTWTSDNACEAGLEIVEIGTVSPVKEPIQTDRSLCSSPDAGDMVVKPSLDDFYKDKNLTSDNDSIEVTGLNHESHDGSISTISKVVSGEETADRESKSEVSVNDAASEIDNYEDALANIESEIETDSECKENQHYMNLKPIVIDSDGSERNLKLQSISLDSQSIGNSLMSEDGDNFSKDKDISSCSVSVKTLNETVPDLDAAVMAAPTAQTYNSDLDNRSFDHFSTTEEIVRKERQHAAAYSIHAKEEDEQEFAEASNTSYLAESTKVDMPVDMEGSPKKTHFPDPKSKDSVKRFSILEDQEHTIQPGVLSSDVTYLEAYEDSGHSFSAQSNHEMEVGRHDNKLGMTDTTLCSNGESPNRHLSIFDPVYLEKTKLIDVACEKELYIPSIQENPKDLFCVSDSSTSPGIQEIPPGTTNSVNLCSPNFAAGNLPCLSQDPIIENNIAVHEERVSSALSVVEATTLPTISNQLHICAREVSSDTEAGEIAENGSLEADIDVVSSRLETSNNNSGLADENIVNGAVMVGKPSQILDLLETECQRLNFTSETTDATLSELSQDEDRRLNSRNITGTGCSVSVGGYEDEATLVAGLLERENVCKDTNLIHPNQSKVSEPDILVVVDGPASQAEIVRGEASSNHALSDQLSGLEKIFSHDASSLSIPFKHTIDSDYIMAAKNDFDLDHNEEKVKHMEMVADGPGQVDVKDDNGIDTMSSSLSLHPDKLHGAPDLVGEEFCHIDLVPDTCVKSAANLCSMSSDDSPLILHDDLLPEDVNSEKLDAKVPLASENEHDHVESIPTQLNDLLEVEHRKSVSHNPLTPQYVQKEQSDAICLHYDDQSAVSKASPQSGGQGLETSNAVFQVNGILNGANEASVVESSDQPLSTQGFPDLEVRPSEPRINLEPPSALPPLPPMQWRLGRFQNSSAAPMERQMLQHTLVPVQVQPVSMPTMHHNLASVQPMSLPSLHHTLASFQPVPLPTGNSLHPAVPSATLPTTLPAVHYTYTPVRPVTLPTSGYGIEGIGQTFTSEGLMGYSNGYMAQHGVLTLPMSGGVSDGFFQLNSSVAGRQENSLSTVPLTSTTLDGYVTQQGVYPLPMPAVVSEVSCQNNIKGLGREGNVPSMVSLASTRSLDGMKISEGPFQPNLVHSESESSIEGHFSKNTSKIEPKMNIESITQNMLGLDSQVLEEEAGKYRIHPLLSSTEEQPSSSLVAHEAGMTWLSAYDGILTRDADGTTNGTLQKKPPRPRNPLIDEVVAIDKSKLRKVERVKPQSESKPEEGESLLEQMQLRKVERSKLSAESKVERENLLEQLQLRKVEQRVKPPVEQKLEEKEFLLEQLQLRKVGVRIKPPSEPKSEEREFSLEQLQLRKVKEKSKKDVEPTVEETGSPQAYLRKVGVRFRQEVEAKAEETESPRVQLRKVSERAQLPVVEKTEERDSLFEQIRNKSFNLKPAVAARPNIQGPRTNLKVAAILEKASTIRQAMAGSDEEDDADSWSDDS
- the LOC130814165 gene encoding uncharacterized protein LOC130814165 isoform X1, which encodes MPLNRYQIRNEYSLADPELYKVADKDDPEALLEGVAMAGLVGVLRQLGDLAEFAAEIFHDLHEEVMATASRGHGLIVRVQQLEAEFPSIERTLLSQTSHTSFLYNSGIDWHPNPRMDQSVVTHKDLPRFVMDSYEECRGPPRLFLLDKFDVAGAGACLKRFTDPSFFKTESTLLSGRKLEGQREKKTRRVKKRGLRGRNGDTPESFPSSHAKLHQLFLEERIESGINDPARRVKLKKRQFTGSLFNQDNVRSYMEKFLDTSPQEQKVLHEIYVDPLALTWTSDNACEAGLEIVEIGTVSPVKEPIQTDRSLCSSPDAGDMVVKPSLDDFYKDKNLTSDNDSIEVTGLNHESHDGSISTISKVVSGEETADRESKSEVSVNDAASEIDNYEDALANIESEIETDSECKENQHYMNLKPIVIDSDGSERNLKLQSISLDSQSIGNSLMSEDGDNFSKDKDISSCSVSVKTLNETVPDLDAAVMAAPTAQTYNSDLDNRSFDHFSTTEEIVRKERQHAAAYSIHAKEEDEQEFAEASNTSYLAESTKVDMPVDMEGSPKKTHFPDPKSKDSVKRFSILEDQEHTIQPGVLSSDVTYLEAYEDSGHSFSAQSNHEMEESHKLPCSPVGRHDNKLGMTDTTLCSNGESPNRHLSIFDPVYLEKTKLIDVACEKELYIPSIQENPKDLFCVSDSSTSPGIQEIPPGTTNSVNLCSPNFAAGNLPCLSQDPIIENNIAVHEERVSSALSVVEATTLPTISNQLHICAREVSSDTEAGEIAENGSLEADIDVVSSRLETSNNNSGLADENIVNGAVMVGKPSQILDLLETECQRLNFTSETTDATLSELSQDEDRRLNSRNITGTGCSVSVGGYEDEATLVAGLLERENVCKDTNLIHPNQSKVSEPDILVVVDGPASQAEIVRGEASSNHALSDQLSGLEKIFSHDASSLSIPFKHTIDSDYIMAAKNDFDLDHNEEKVKHMEMVADGPGQVDVKDDNGIDTMSSSLSLHPDKLHGAPDLVGEEFCHIDLVPDTCVKSAANLCSMSSDDSPLILHDDLLPEDVNSEKLDAKVPLASENEHDHVESIPTQLNDLLEVEHRKSVSHNPLTPQYVQKEQSDAICLHYDDQSAVSKASPQSGGQGLETSNAVFQVNGILNGANEASVVESSDQPLSTQGFPDLEVRPSEPRINLEPPSALPPLPPMQWRLGRFQNSSAAPMERQMLQHTLVPVQVQPVSMPTMHHNLASVQPMSLPSLHHTLASFQPVPLPTGNSLHPAVPSATLPTTLPAVHYTYTPVRPVTLPTSGYGIEGIGQTFTSEGLMGYSNGYMAQHGVLTLPMSGGVSDGFFQLNSSVAGRQENSLSTVPLTSTTLDGYVTQQGVYPLPMPAVVSEVSCQNNIKGLGREGNVPSMVSLASTRSLDGMKISEGPFQPNLVHSESESSIEGHFSKNTSKIEPKMNIESITQNMLGLDSQVLEEEAGKYRIHPLLSSTEEQPSSSLVAHEAGMTWLSAYDGILTRDADGTTNGTLQKKPPRPRNPLIDEVVAIDKSKLRKVERVKPQSESKPEEGESLLEQMQLRKVERSKLSAESKVERENLLEQLQLRKVEQRVKPPVEQKLEEKEFLLEQLQLRKVGVRIKPPSEPKSEEREFSLEQLQLRKVKEKSKKDVEPTVEETGSPQAYLRKVGVRFRQEVEAKAEETESPRVQLRKVSERAQLPVVEKTEERDSLFEQIRNKSFNLKPAVAARPNIQGPRTNLKVAAILEKASTIRQAMAGSDEEDDADSWSDDS